The Triplophysa rosa linkage group LG15, Trosa_1v2, whole genome shotgun sequence genomic sequence tcttttcatttcacaCAAACGGGTtttggattgcagctttaatcaGAGTAATTCTTGGGCGGTTCTGACCTCGGGCAGCAGGTGGATGCGCTCGTAGCGCCGGCGGAAGGGAAGCCCCAGGACGGAGCAGCGGCGGTACGCCATGGGAGGATGCTGCAGCTCCAGCATCAGGTCCGTGCGGTGAGGTTGAGCTGGAGGAGGTTGAGTGTACGGCTCGGGACAGACCACGTGAAGAGGCTGATGGGAAAGGTCATTACAGAGAAACGTCGATTTCTGGATTTCTGGATCACAACACGCTACAGAAGACGAAGAGATGAGTCAGGCTGTACCTGGATCTCCTTGAGGAGTTTAGACACCTGGTGGAAGTTGAGGCGCGTGTCGATGGGACAGTAAACACACTTCATGGCCAGCGGCTGGTACGGCGCCAGAGCTTCCAGGTAGGAGAAGTCTGGTTCTGTTTGCGATCGTATTAAATCAAAGTTGGCAAAGCTAAACTACCACAAAGCTTCAGGGCcagaaaacacatcacaactaatTCTTCCGTTTCGGTTTCCATGGCAACTGCATCCGTAACTCTCTGCGCATTCTATTAGTTTATCAGTGAGACCTTTTCATCCTCATCATCCAAATAATTTTTAAGGTTTTTTCACACAATTATGAATTAGCATATTCATGTGGGAAAACACTTGTGAGCATGTTAATATctcaatttttttaaagacatcagtgagattaaaaGAGGAGCAAATGGAAACGATCGATATAGCAggtcattatttaaaaaaaattatgaattgaaaagtcatatatcattttttggTTTTCGATTTTCAGAAACTCTAGTTGTATTTCGGACAGATAAAAGCTATATGTTACTAGAGAGAAATCATTAGACGTTACAGACTGTGGTGTTTTTGTGACTCACCAGTAAAAATGATGGTGTTCAGGCTTGATTTACCCCACAGTTCCATGAAGTGCACCACATCACCGAACCTCAGCGATGGATGTCCTGTAAACACCACACAGGGCTGACGAAACTCACTGCTGAAGTCTCCGTGAATGCTGGGATAATGCTTCAGTTTATTGGTCTGGATCAGCTGcacaagaaacacaaacactgagCGCTCTTCTGAACATGATGCTGAACCACAGAACGCTGGGATTGGGATGATGGTTTACCTCAGCGTGAGGGAACGGCGGCTCGGGCAGATAAACTTTAGACTGTTTGTTCTGACACAACCTTcaccaaaacaaagaaaatcagAGAGAAAACACTTCTGCTAACATATGACAGTACCAATGATAGTAGTGTACATATACCAATAACATATTAGTACGGTATAATctgacataatataataaagtgcatttataactgcaGCTAAAACTATTAAATGTTTGGTGAAATCAAATATAATCTAGATCTAAATATTAAAAAGGTATAACTATAACAATATTAtaacaataaactaaaacttAAGTTCACTCAATTTAAATGGATTAAGTCACTAAAATTctttactttaaataaataaaaacgtaataaaaactaaaagttTACAATGAAAGCTAATTCAAAATGTCAATACAACtacgaaaaaaagaaaataactcGTAATAATAGTTTAATATAATATGATAGagaataaaatacagtatagtaTATAAATGAAATTGCACCTAACCTAAAAAAAACCACACTTCAttataaaaaactataaaatattttttatgaaaaaagacTTTTAAACTATTaggaattttaaaacaatattatatgaaagtaataaaaaatgaaatgacaaaagcgCAAAACAAAGTTCCTAAAATTACACcaaaataacatgaaatgtaaaaacatttaaaatgttgtataaatattgtagctcagtggttagagcgtggcgctagcaacgccaaggtcatgggttggatcccagggattgcacatactcaaatacaaatgtatagtgtcATGCaacgtaagtcgctttggaaaaaagcgtctgccaaatgcataaatgtaaatgtattgttgTATAAAAGATTTATAATGACCTTAAACAACTCTGATTAGTATAATGTAACTTAGTGTGGTCTAAAATAATACAGATGATCTCAGACATCAGGCGGTTCAACTGTGATCTCACCATTCTGCAAAGATCTGTGAGAACTCCAGAGAGCTGTTGGCCACGGGAGAAATGAAGTAAAAGGGAGTGTTGCCCAGGTTAGCCGAGTCCATAAACTGATAGAGACACTCCAGCAGATCATAAATCACCCCAGAGGAATAACACGGAACCAACACGTTCCCTCCGGCACGGATGGTCatcgctgagagagagagagacacaacaAACACTCACTGGATCACTGACGTTCACACGTGATCTCTTTCTGTCATCAGACGGGTGTGAAGAACTCACACAGATTACTGCAAAATTCTCCCAGCATGCCGTCTGGGTTAGCGGTGGGGATCTGGGTCAGGCCTGTCAGGATGAGAACATCACTGTTCTTCAGTGAGCTCTGGTCCATGGGCTGaagaaacacaacacacgtcTCAGGACATTTTCAGTGTCCAAGTGTGCAGCTGAGGAAAAACTTCTGTATGAGAACATCATGCCCGTGTGACATCATCACCTGAGGGTGCGTGGTGAGCAGCGAAGACCCCGACACGTACGACACTTTCTCATAATGCGACTGAATGATCCAGTTGGAGCTGCCCAGAGAATATCCAGAACTCAGAGGAGAGACCTGAACCGCTCCGAATAACTCCTGAGAGACAGAGAAGATCCTGAGAGCTCATACAGCCGGACATGACAAAAAGCATCGGACACGAGAAGAACGACTCACCACTTTCTGTGAATATCCCACCAGCTGGACTTTACTGAGAGCAGAATTCACCTCCTGCATGCTGTAACACCTCCTCCAGCTGCACACGTCCACAGCGTCTTTCAGAGGAGCCGGGAGCAACCTGACGCCATACAAACAAGCAAACATCAGGACCTTCACGAGTCTCCTTTTCAAGATCATATTAAAGCCATGTTGACTCTGCGTCAGTACCTCTGTATGTCTTTGTTCTTCCAGCAGGTGGCGGTGTGAGCTTTTGGAACCCTCTCCATGAACGCCACCAGCTCCTCCATCAACAGCCTACAGCAAGAAACACCGAAATCAACCAAACTGAGCCCTTTAAcccaaaataaagtgttacatGGTGGACAATGGGAGGCTTAAGAAAGCACACCTGCCGATCTGCAGGGTGGGTTCTGTGGCGTATACTGTTCCTGTAAACCCTGTGTGTTCTGTGATGTACGGCAGAGCCATCATGCAGTGATAGTTGGATATCAAGATCACATCTATGGTGGAGAGGTCCAGCAGTTCTCTCTGAAAAAGTCACGTAATTCCTTTAGTAAAAACATCTTTCTTAATCGTGAAAATCTAGTTTTGTGAGTTTGAATGACATGTTCTTAAAAAGGGGCAATTCAAATATTTACTTCAGGGAGACAAAATTCCGGCTGTGAGTCCACAAACACTCGGCCAGAGCATTCCTTTAACtcctacaacacacacaaagacacgttTCAATGAATGCCATCGGTTTTTATCTTGAAAACTGAGAACAAGCTCTCACTTTTTCCAGGTTGACGGCTCCATCCTTGGACACCCATCCTGGGAGTTTGGATAATCTTGGactgtaaatgaatgaaacaaaatgaatcTGAATTAGTAGATCAAACCAAGCCTTGCATTACAGCTTAAATGACATTTATCTTTCATATGTAAAGTTTGTGCATAACATACATGTGAACAAAACATAATAGTGAATAATATCAATCATATCAAAatatatgtgaataactcaaatGTTATGATGATCATTAGGCATCTTCTCAGACATCTTGACATGACATGAGTCATGTGATCTTACCTGTGAACCAGAGGCAGTGGCAGGAAATACAGTGAAGCTGTGATGTCCAGCCCACAGTCCAGCATGATGGTGGTGGACTTAAACCTCAGCACATTACAGGGAAGAGTCGGGTGACCCGACAGACAGTactgcacaacacacacacatggtcataaacacacacaatcatgTACGAACATACAGCTGGAATGATTCAAGTGCAGCCTGCAGCACACAGACTTTCATCagacacagtcacacacacacatatatatatatatatatatagatccCATCCACGCATTAATAAAAACCTATTAATATACTCACTAATTTCATGTTTGATCCTTATACAGTGGATAAttctcttgttttgttttctgtaaagcgAATACACGTATTTGGGAGGCGATGTTGTTTTCTTCTGTTGTGTGTCTCTGCGTGAGTGATTCAGCTCATGACTGATTCatcgccctctagcggcgggaGCGACACTGCGTTACAACTGTCAGTTCAAGTTGCATTTTTTAGTTGCAAGTTTATTGGTTACATACACAACCAAAGTACGACACGCAGTGGAATGCTTTGGTATAAATCTACGcacacaatacaataaaattacatttctgtgAAAACCTTCTTGGTGGGGGCCTTTTAACAGCTTAGTAACGTAACAGGTGTCACATGATAATGCGTTTAGCAGCAATCTTAAATTGTGACTGTGAAGAAATTACGCTTTATTAACCTTTAGCCTCTTGATCTAGTTCATTTGGTGTGTATCGCACACAAATGTTACGTTACTAATCACAACCGTGCCTGCTTTCAGTGTGTTTCAACTTGACgcagcgctgcgcagaccgatccaCGTCTGGCACATAAGTATCGCGAGATCCATTTTTAAAACTGGGCTTTCCAGTCGCTCTCGCGATACCGATGTCAAATGGCtgtcggtctgcgcagcgccgcatgaagaCTCTCTCACTTTCACGCGCACAGGCAGTCAGGCACAGCACAGTTTTCGTTCGTTCAGTCCCACACCGGCGACACCGGCTCGACAGCTTCGAGAGTTTAACACGGTAATATGGCGAAAATGAGGAAATGCACTTGTGTTTGAGCGCTAACGACCGCCCGTGTGTTCCGCAGGTGGATGTGAAACGCTGGATAATCGTGTCGTTTAATCTGTAATCTGTGCTGGAATGCCACACACAGACCTGTGACGAGGAAATCTGAGGTAAACTGTTTTTACCTTATGAAAAcctttatttatgtgtgtgtaattACAGTATGGTTACCATTAAAGCCAGTAGAGAAATCTTTGTTGTCATGTTTTGGGTCTCGTTCTAATGGAATTTAATGGCGTTTCAATGGTTTTCATTCagcagataacatcccaccaatataCATGACCAATAGAGACCCATAGATACCATTATCATTTCCATTCAAACCAATGCAATTCCCATTTTATAGCCATTCAATCTATTAGAATTGCTGAGATAATCTCTGTTGCTTATTTTCAGCAGGGTtcataatgtaaaaacattgtaaCACAAACAATGACTGATAAAATgcaacattgttttgtttttaggttcATCATAGACATAAAACTGCATGCTTGTTTGATTTGGTGTTTCATTATGATTCATAACACATGACAGATGCAGAAGATTACAATGGACGACAGAACTCAAAGTGATTCTAATGTGAAAGTGGCCGTGCGGGTCCGACCCATGAACAGGAGAGGTGAGTCTCCAAACATGTGACGATCACGaagagtgtgtgcgtgttttgATCATTTATGCACCTTATGTTGATCTGTAAAGGATCATCTTTCATATTCCTATTAACTGGTTCTATTCTGTAAcaccttttgtttttaatgacatcACCATCAAACCCTCTTGTTTTCATCGCCTCCGTCCAACCACCTGTCATACGGAGCTCACTTTTCACTTTCCAATAAATTCCTGACGGATGAATGGGGTATTATTAGAAGCCTTCATGGGAGAGTTAGCATGATGAACGCTCATGATCGTGGCTGTGTTTATACAGAGCGGGACCTGAAGACAAAATGTGTCGTGGATGCGGAAGGAAATCAAACTGTGCTGTATCCAGCCAGTGGAAACCTGGGAAAAGGTGACAGCAGGTAAACGGACAGCAGGGGTGTGTGGGATTTTGTACACGTCATGACAATTCTCTAAATCTACCATGAAAAGTTTTGTGTCGCTGGATTGTTAATAACTAGATTTTTGTAGATTCTAAACAAATTAATTTGCAGAATTGCCACAGTGTGACTGTCAGGCGTTGTGTGTGGTCGCCTGGGCTTTGCCATAAGATATGCCTCACGATCCAATTGAAATCTTTCTTTCACATTTTGCCAAATTTGTAAATCTGCTCGCGTAGAAAATGAACAGCACTCGTGTGCTCAACAAGCCGCACGACCTGAGGTATCATTCGTGATGTCAAAGCAAACCGAgtttaatatttagattttgttATTATCAGTAGTAACGGTGGCACCTTAACAAACAGCACTAATAATACAAGATACAATACAGTTCTGTCTCTCTTTATCAGACGTGTTCTCTTCTTTCCCAACATTCCTTCTCTCCAGTGGCCTTCAGTGTCCATGGAAACACGTGAAAGTTCATTGGCGGGCCAAAAGTAGCCGTAAATACTCGTGATTAAAAACCAAGGAGAATAAATCACTTGTGTTTCTTTGGCTCTTTTCAAGTCTCCTAAATACAAAGCGTCAGGACTTCTTTTGCAAGTTCCTTTAGTCCGACACAACATCACTTGATTCTTTTTCAGTCGAAAAGGCACTTTAAAGCTAGAAACGTAAAGCTTTTGAATGTTGGCTTGAGAAAGATATGTTAAATATATGAGCAGCTTAAAAAAATTGATTCACATGAAAGGTTTTCTGAGAGGTTGCCAGGGTGTTTCTAAAGGATTTTGTGGGATTTCTTGGGTGTTGCGTCCATAGTTGGTTGTAAATCCAATTGAATACGTTTGAGGTATGAATATGAGCGCTTATAATGTTGCATTGGTTGTTATTGGTCGTTTGTTTTTGAGTCACTGTAGTTTTAAGGGCtctctgcaaacacacacagatgagtTTATCCGTCAGCGGTAGTTCGTGTATCAGTTGGCGTGTGTTTAAACTCAATGTTTAAActctgtgtttgttcttgttgtttttttgtcagcGTGCAgttacatgtatgtgtgtgtgttatatgaAGAGAGACTATTAGATGATCTTTGACTTCCGTCGTTTCTCCTCATGAATTCCACCTCGTCTCTTTACAAAGGGTGTGACTGTTTCTCAAGGATCTGGCCCTCCTTCAGGTCACCTGCTCCTGCAGGAATCTCTCTGGATAAATCCAGTCCTGCTCATATTTCACCCCGAATTCTGAAGACGCGTTTCATCATGAAATCAAAAGAACaaagtcaaatttacatttGGTGTCGAAATATGACCCGGATGAGATTCGATCCTTCAGCTGTATAAAACTCAAAATGAAGTTTTGAAAACCTTCAGGTTGTGTTCCTGACGTCTGAACTGTCTCCGCTGTACCTTGCAACAGTTTTCAGTGTTTCAACCTACTGCAAACAGGTTTAACAGGCTTGTGCaagaaagttcacccaaattcCTCATTAATCCCTTCTGGCAATTAGCTGGTTTTATTGTTCAGCCCAAGTTATGTGCAGACAAGTCACGCTCGGCGGTTATCATGTAAATCATGACGCTTTTCTCGTGTGTAATGAAGGAAATTGAGTCATTTTGGGATTTGATGTATGTGTTCTCACACATGGGTTGAGCTGATCTCTATATCACACAGATTTGAGAAAGAAACAAGTGGAAGAAACCAGAAAGGTTGTCTCGAGAAAAGTTTATTGCTTTATGGGAAAGAACAGAAAGGAACGGTGCTGCATGACTATTTTCGATATTTCAAAAGGACACTGCAGTTGTTTGTGATGTTTGTACTCATACTTGTGACTTCAGTACATAACCCGTCCTTCTTTCTTGACTCGGGTCGGTTAAAAACCGCTAAGCAACATGATTAAACCAGTCAGAAAATGCAGGCAACCATCTACAACACCCGAGCGTCATAGCTTCTCACTTCAAAAATGATAGAAATgtagtttattttgttcatttcttCATGTGATTTTTGCTTTCATGTATTAATGTTTCATGTATTCTTTTTCACAAATACAGGGGCAAACCGAAGGTGAGTCCTCACGTCTGTTCTGCATTATATTATGAACACAAATGAATTCATTACCATCACTGAATAATGTGTGttatgttaaataaacatttgtcaaATTGACACAAGGCCGTGTGTGTGTTGCTTgctatttcaaatgttttcctGAAGGTCTTTGCGTATGATTATTGCTTCTGGTCTATAGATGAGACTGAGGTCACCAAGTTTGCAGGTCTGTCTGTTGATTTATTTACAAGCTTGTATTATTCTGTTCAAACTGATCTACCAGATTGATTTATTATGAAAGGTGAAATGTGCATATCTAATGGTTTTTATGAATGTCACAGGTCAGGATGTGGTGTTTCAGTGTCTTGGAGAGAGTCTTCTGGACAGCGCTTTCCAGGGATATAACGCCTGTATATTTGCATATGGCCAAACAGGTACACATACATGCAAAGAGTTATTTTGCGGggtaattttgtattaatattttgaattagcttttgtttttatatttttgttaatgtaagtgtaatatacagtatatatatatatttatttatttatttataccatggtctgtctgAATATTAGATTgcgattggctggaaggtgtgcattaaaactgtttaatgcacaggtagttTTAGTCACTTTGATCACAATTTGAAATGGATGCGCTTCCTATAATGTAATCATATTACACAGACGCACACGTGGAGGCTTCCACCCTtctaaaatcctttaatgcacggctagccgtggattattcctttacatatacatatatatatatgtgtatatatacatacacacacacacatatatatgtttatatgtgtgtgtgtgtggaaggcacaataaaaaacatgattttttatattaataaaatctcatttttatttatctcactcttcatacagtatatatatatatatatatatttctattgTCACTGTCGTTCTAAAACCTCAAAACCTCGGATCTCCAAATTCaccgtttttcaggaaatggaaaaatttCATGAAATGCAAAACTTTTCATGACTCctaattggttaaatatttgcaaaacccagtgacaaacataaagggtgactaataataataatgatttttggcaaaaaataaaaatcgcaAAATATGGAtatacaaggttttagaaggacaacAGCGATATTCTTTTAGATATTGTAATATAGGTTTAATTTATTGATATAGgtttaagtcatttttatttcattttgtttctattctattttttatttatttccagttaataattttagtggcTCAGCCAAAACTCGATTCAGTTTATTGGCAACATATCTCATTTTCGTTTTAAAgttgtcaaataatatttaggactatattttatttcatttcagttaACAGAgatgttttaatcatttttaacagttttattTAACGATATAACAGTTATCTAGTTTACTTGCTAATATTTGGCATCAAACATCATTCTGACAGATTTTGTTATGGTAGAGTTTTTCATGACTAATAAAAACGTTCTGATCTCATTGGCTCAACCTTCACCCAACTATGGGGATGGGTGTCTCTCAGTATTCTGTTTTCTGATTGGCTCCTGCCGTGTTTCTCTTTGTGGCGATTGGCTGCAGGCTCAGGAAAGTCATACACGATGATGGGAACGGCCGAGCAGCCGGGTCTGATTCCACGGCTTTGCAGTTCTCTGTTTGAGCGTACGGTTCAAGAGCAGAGGGAGGGCGAGAGCTTCGCCGTGGAGGTCTCTTTCATGGAGATCTATAATGAGAAGGTGCGAGATCTTCTGGATCCTAAAGGGTGAGGACAACCGTCTTTGTGCTGGAAGTGTTTCAATTGCATTACTTTATAAAATCGagttacagattttttttcaggagCCGACATGCTTTGAGGGTCCGGGAGCATAACGTGTTGGGGCCGTACGTGGACGGTCTGTCTCGACTCGCTGTGACCAGCTTCAAGGTTCTTCAACCTCCGACATTTCGTT encodes the following:
- the ints9 gene encoding integrator complex subunit 9 gives rise to the protein MKLYCLSGHPTLPCNVLRFKSTTIMLDCGLDITASLYFLPLPLVHSPRLSKLPGWVSKDGAVNLEKELKECSGRVFVDSQPEFCLPERELLDLSTIDVILISNYHCMMALPYITEHTGFTGTVYATEPTLQIGRLLMEELVAFMERVPKAHTATCWKNKDIQRLLPAPLKDAVDVCSWRRCYSMQEVNSALSKVQLVGYSQKVELFGAVQVSPLSSGYSLGSSNWIIQSHYEKVSYVSGSSLLTTHPQPMDQSSLKNSDVLILTGLTQIPTANPDGMLGEFCSNLSMTIRAGGNVLVPCYSSGVIYDLLECLYQFMDSANLGNTPFYFISPVANSSLEFSQIFAEWLCQNKQSKVYLPEPPFPHAELIQTNKLKHYPSIHGDFSSEFRQPCVVFTGHPSLRFGDVVHFMELWGKSSLNTIIFTEPDFSYLEALAPYQPLAMKCVYCPIDTRLNFHQVSKLLKEIQPLHVVCPEPYTQPPPAQPHRTDLMLELQHPPMAYRRCSVLGLPFRRRYERIHLLPELAKSLVLSEMKTGVSVATVSAVLHSKDNKHVLQPVAKPAPVPPSKKRKRVMEDPPEVLDPKPLLTGAVPLEPFLALLHKNGIMEVKVEETSGGHILHLQAEDVLIQLEEEGTHIICDHNESLRTALRDLVLRFLHKL